The genomic DNA AGCGAATGTATTCAAATATGCCTCGAGGAGACCATACGTGTATCACGgcaaatgttgctttttttaACGAGGTGGAAAAACCTGGGATACCCATGAACAAGCCTGCCGATGCAGATTAGAGAAGCCGCTAAAGCTCGCTTTACACACCGGCATAAACAACAGGGCAACCGTAGCGGTGTTTACTCTTGACCATAGGAAGAGTGTCATACGCATGCGCTCTGAGATCAATTATCTGAGAGCTGACAGACTGGATTGGGTCTATTTACTTTTGTTTCCACAACCAAGTCTCTgtctcaattgaaggattattcttaattgtcaatttgctccaagtgaagtattaccTTTCATTTCGGatactgaaagcttgataggaatcatgggaaatgaacatgaACAGTGTGGAAGATGaacagtgtggtccagtggttagggcgttgggtttgcatgcggctgctccgcgttcaaatcccgttataacctctggtttggatttgtttccggttgtcccggattcaactctaccatgctttgtaaatagccaactggttgcctcccgccagttggcgttcttaatatgtttctgttaagtttgccaattgttactttcaccttgttaacagtggagtacctgtaaactagcttgatagctaagtgtacttccactataaagaaagcatttacatttacattttacatgttttttcAAAGCCGAACGCCAATGTCTGGACtagcaggactcgaacctgagAATGTttgattaataaccccttcacttaaccacaagactaccacatcactaactgcgaggatctcattttgtttaaatgttaaatttttttcttccgcAAATGGTGCGGTAACGTGTAACTCGcaaagaagcaagcttacacaagagaaagctaacccttttaaaatcaagccttagacttaaccattatttagcaatgattttatatatatactaattagttttggtaaataatagGCACACTAACCAGTCAGTTGATcttttagtggttaagtggataaaaacagttccttccaAGTGGGTGCTCcgtgttcaaatcctgtccagggactactttttctttttactttctatatgctaccacaagtcctggaacagagtaatctaaatggtAGATAAAACCTCACctggagcaaactgacaatgaaggataatccttcatttgaggaagagatggTGTTGGTTTCCGTCAGCACCAAAAACACTGATTCCTTTGTATCATACTCTTGTCTTGTAGAAGGCGTAATAATATGCTAAAGAAGAGggaaattatttctttttattaggCTTATGCTTGTGTCTAAGTCACTGTAAACtagccttaaggacgttcgcgcccatcgCTACTGCgtatccttacagcgcacgcaaattcacatgccacgttatgcatcgagcgcgcgcgctaagtacgaaaatgaacaatgatagggcagatgaccattgctatagctttgcttggatttaacgatcttggatgttcggtgacccctacttttcttttcagaaacagattttatttacaattatctccacattgtccaaaaatgaacaaaaaatcaatgtgggaagtttaaaaaaattcaagatttctgtcctcgagacatggaatcctgccatattgcggctaaatgcgaacttgttctttaaggaacctcagcagttgactaaattcactggatgggtccacttaaacaaagtttggtagagaacatttcacttcaaagatgtaattgcttttttttgggcttacagacactaaGACCTTagtcgctaaagaagccggattttttcagatttagggtgttcttccgggcaagttctctccaaaacgaagtcggtgatccccattttttttacatttctgacatcactaactcatcatctttcaatggtaaaatttgcagagaaaaataaatgttagaaaattttcgttcgaacgtccttaaacacgATGATACTACGAAAAGGGTTGCGGCccctttgttgttttgaaatgcaTCCAAGCATGACCGTTGACGATCAACAGTCATATCCAAACAGAGACGAAACACTAAAAGATGTTTCTATGGCGAAAGAGCGTCGAGGATCCCATTTAGAGGATTCTAAGAACAAGAAAGATAAAGATGATCACGTTTAGAGCGAGCGGCAAACGTCGGTGTGAATTTTGCGTTTTGTTAAAAACGGAGGAGACTTGATTGGTTTTAATATTGGTACATTTCGAGTCGGTTAGCTccagatagagcggttttcaatgagtgtcgtaaaacaaataccaaagtaattacttcgaccattcacagcaggtgcaaacagcgtaATAAACCAATACAAATTCgtacttgctcaaagcgcggaaAACGTGCAAGTCGCGACTggatttccttttcattggttgataagcTGACGCGAGATTTTTGAACCAGTCAGTatgcgtagcaattgcaatcatgtaattactttccacagtgatttgaaaactgctctatccaGAAGTCAGGTtaaaatagagcggttttcaattgagtgtcgaaagtaattagcgaatgactttggtttatgattacttcactcagtgattggttcaaagttctcgcaccactttttcaaccaatcagaagtgaaaccaaaaccaatcgtggctcgcgcgtgcacattttcccgcgctttgtgtcggctactcgtaattacttcgagttttgattggtctactggattgtctccgtcctttttgattggccaaagtcattactttggttttggttttggttttggttttacgacactcattctTTGAGTTTTCACCTGTTTATGACAAGCTCCAGGCAGCCTGTCCTTTGTGGTTTGCTGTTGTACGCAAAACGCGTTGCTAAGTGCTCTAAGAGAATATTTCGGACAGATTGGCATTAATGCTCTGTATTTTCCCACCGTTAGTTGACAACCGTGTCCAAAGTGCCGTGCCTTTCTTTTCAGGTTCATCTCCTCGGTAAAAGAAATGTAGAGTGAAGCTTCTTCCGGTAGAGGAAGGAATGAAGGAAGCACAATTCTTGTTTTGTTCACTTGTACAATTCCTTTGTTTACATCAGCACTTAGGTTGGCTCTTAGCAGAGGACCTGATCCAGTACCTTGAATCTGGAGTAAATAACTTCAGAAAGGTAAAGTATATATAACCTTTTTgtaaaagaaattgttaaagtgcccctgtgaccaaaaaatcaattaatatttttctttggatttcaaaactatgttaacaaaacactaagtgacccacgttttaagctgtatcatgcttcagtgaactggatatccattgtcaTACattttatagtccttatctgagaggactttaaagtcttaccatttgcagatgtctttcaaaggcagcactttctcctcagttattttaagaccctgagtggtGCTCCAGCCGGAGTCGAAGTCACGACCACGCATGACAgctcgatgctcaaccaactgagccaccggtgcgcgattTAAGTTTAGTCGCGGTTAGAGTTTTGTCATGTTATGTACGGGGGATTTAAAAGCAATGGCCATCGTTTGTCTTTTAACGTAGGGACAGAAATTAAAAGTGGAACTATGTGGTTTCAACAGATATATTGAAAAAGCTCTATCGGCAATGAACAAATTGCCGTACTCCATCTTGGTTGATGGCGATTTACTCATTTGCATATTGTTTCTGTTCTTTGACAGAGCCAGGCTTGTCAGATGCTATTGCAGTTAATGACAAAAAAGGTGAGCATGCAGTGTCtgtttttttggtcactgtgTCCAAGTTAAGAACTTCCACACCAATTTGTCCGTAGCtcagttttgttatttttcggCCTGAGAGACTAGTTTTGAATTTTATTCGCCCAAACGTCAACGGAGAAAGTGGATCGTCAGACTTATCATAGTTTGATGTTCTTCTGGTCTGAATAAATTTGAATGTGCCTTAGAAAATTACGATTCAAGGACTTAGACCCGCAATTTTCTAAGCTACAtttaaatttattcaaaccAAAGTAGCATCAAACTGAGAGGTAGTATTGGcacagtggttagggcgtttcCCTTGAGTTCCGgtgatcccgggttcaagatccGCTcagaccacttgttgaatttgtccctggttcaacgtcCCCGCTGCACTTCCTAAATAGCCAACTgttttgcctccggccagttgggattcttaacaggtgttgttgttgttgttgttctgttccgtcgtttcgttaattgtgtttcattggccctgaaaagcccctaaggGAAGCGGTCAATTAAGCATATATGTAACTATGTCTGATTGACAtcctggctccagttgttcaaagactGTATAACTTTATCCAGGGGATAAGCTACCCGGCATCCAGAGTACAAAATATACTCCAAGTCAAACGTTGTCCAAGGTATTCTTACACGCCTTTACTAAGATGTGCATAGAGTGTGCATATTACGATTACGTGAGCAAATACCGAAATCTTTGCACATAGTGAAACTGTCAGATAGAGACTTAATCCATTGGATGAAGTTTTCCGgcctttgaacaaatggggcctGGTGACAATGTGAACTGTAACTTTCGTTTAAGTGGATCGTCTTCTGAAAACATATGTtctatttcattcatttattcgcTCGTCGCGTTCGAGATATAATTCGAACTCACAAATAACCAGCGCTCAGTTGGCTTTTTTAGCTCAGTTGACATAGCAAGTGCAGCGCATTCGCACGGTCATGGATTCGAGCCCCGTTCACTGAAGCCTGGACGTTTTATGAGCTTTCTTCGTAACTTTTTAAGTTGCTGCTAAACTGCGATGATCTTCATCTCTGAGCTCAAGTAAATCAATTTTCCTTCGTGAACTCCAGGCAATTTTATGACCTCCGGGCAATTGTAACTCTTTATAGTTATTTCTGGAGGTCAGTACCTTCATCAATAAATACTTAAAAGTTTTTCTTATTCTGACTGTAATTTGCTGGGTACAATAAAACTTATTGCACTGTATTGCCAGGGGCCTAATCGGCCTCATCAACccgagttgaaataaagttatatCTGTCtgcatccatccatccatccatccatccatccatccatccatccacagttaaaatatgtgaaaaaaaaaaatcatatatcTGTATCATGGAATCCTTTCATGCCAGAACGTTCGAAGCTAAGACAATTTTTGGAATAAAAGTGCTCACAGTTCTTTTCTCCTGCTCCTATTCGAACTGAAGTTTGGCTAGTCCTTACTCAAGCCGAAAAATACGCCAAAAGGTGTGAACTTTTGCTATAAAAAGTACCACCTTTCTCGTCGGCAACTCTTTATTTATGACCAGAGCCTCGCCTTGGGGAGTTAAGTTCTGAAGCAGTCTCTCTCGCCGAAATGTATCTGAATCTGGAAAATGATTTTTTCCTCACAGACTCCGGAACATTCACAGCATTTAAAAGCTATTGTCCCCTCTTTGCAAACAACGCTAATCTCGGTAAGTATAATCCGTTGCCTTGTTTGTTAAAATGCGGGAGGGATTCCCCCTGGTATTTTCTTACTTCAAATGGTTAGATTTTTTTGGCACCAACAGGGATTTGTCTCCCGTCAAAATCCCGGGGAGGCATCACTGTAGTCCCCCCGCATATGCAAAGTGATATGGTATTAAATATATAATATAGGGTTTGTCACGTGATTACCAGATAAATTTTGGATTCGTCTGAACTCTGTTCGCACGGAGGAAACGGATATTGATGACTTTTCATCACCAAACGCCCCGAAGAATGTCTAGAGTTCCTAGAGGGGAAATTGTTTCCTGTACTTTGTCTTGTGTAGGTGTGCAAATCTTAATTCTCATAGTTAATAAATTACATGTTAAGTTTCGGATCTTTCCAAAGCTcctgtttttttgtgtttgttttttttttttttttttttttttttttttttcagtaagggcgtgaattttaaaattactGTTACttagtttgttttgttgttgttgataacTGTGGGAGACAATTTCCATTGGAGTAATGATTAGGAGTTGTCAATGCGATGATAGCTGTAGTTAAAGCATTCAGTATTAGCTGCGAAACGCATGAGGTTCAAAACGTTATTCTAACAGTCGTAGCTGAAAGGCTTGACTTAAAGCaaaacgatttttttctcaggtTTTTGCTGACTTCCCTTAGGCTTTGTTGCcttgatagccaatcaaatacgagccctggatggcgcaattttcccATGATTGCGTGATACATGTGCGTGGCTTCTGTTTAACCATCTCGATTTTTTTCATGTACGGTATATTATTGATGAGAAagcacatgatttttctcgtgcaatttggaataaataagaacttgtaatttttttcaaatactaCAAATTGCACTGGCCCTTACTGGTTAATGCAATTTTGTGCgtctttaaaagaaaattactcGTGATTagttattccaaattgcactcgaaataattattatgcgattacctataccaAATTACTAGGGAATGTACGAATTATTCGATTACATTTAGAAATGATAGGTGCATTATTGAGGGTTACTACGGGAGTGAGTAAAATGTGAAggttattttaattattatttcaggTCATGACCAAGGCTTCTGCTGAGGAAACTGACCTGAAAGTGAAGCATGTCCGTGAAGTGCTTAGACTGACATACAAGTTCATTAGCCAAGCGAAAAAGACCGAGGAGGTAACAATTTACTTTCTCTGATAAATTGTGTTACAACTCAATCATTGGATCCCCTCTTTAGTTCCCGATTCTCTTTGAGTTACTACGTAAGACTTTTCATTTATAATAAATTTCTGCCCTGAACAATCGCATGCCTTTCTGCCTTCCTTCTTAATGTATCCGTTatgcttttgttgttgttgttgttgttgttgttgttgttgttgttgttggacaATTCTTTACTATTTCGTCAGGTTACAACCAACGGAAAGGCTATGTTGAGCTATCTAGTATACCACTGTAAATCCCTCAGTGGTATTCTAAAATAAAGTACTAATTGACTTATCGTATCACAACTTCAGTTACAAGTTGGCTCGCCGTGGTTATTTACATACAGATCTGCTACCGACATTGTATCCAAAATTGTTTGTATAGGTCTCCGCCTTATTACAGACCGATGAACTCAGAAAAGGAGTGGCATTGATTCAACAGAGTACGTTATTTGAAAAATCGCCCGACTTGAAGAGCATTTGCAACCAAATCTACTCAAGCTTGTCACGGTTAGTATTTTCTTGGCGAGTCTGCGTTGATGGTTTCGAAAAAATTTCTAAGCGTGAAGCTgatttcttgtttatttttctcGTTAGGGATGATGATGACGCAAGAAAAATTAAACCTGAAAAATCAAAAAGAAAGCGGGAAGTAAATGAACATTTAAAAGATGAGAGTTCGTCGGAGCGCAACGGTGTGGATTCCGCACAAGTGGACAGCGATGGAGAcagaaagaggaaaaagaaaaagaaaaaggatcGATAAGGCACTGTTTTTTTTATGCACTGCGTTTACAAATTGATTAGTTTGCGCGACAAGCGGTTGATGCATGAGGACCTCAAAGGGCGAATTGACTGGGGGCGACGGAATTGGGACACGAGATAACGCAACAGATACTAGCCAGCTCTTTAAACCCCTCATTGGAACACAGCTGTATGGCTTTAGGGTTAGGTTGTATTTTTCTACCCATGTGAACCAATCATGACAGCCGGTTGGAACTGCTTCCTCGCGCTGACGCAAACTCACGGATTATCTCCTCTTTTTCAATGAACAACTGAACAACCACGCAAGTTATGCTTTGATAAGAACTGTGTCATCTTTTTTGTTaacaaactttttaaaaacaagaacTGAAAATACAACCGACTCACGTGGCGCAAATTACAAGAAAATGCCCTTCTTGGGAAGAAACGTTTATGAtaaatctttttatttttttccttctacCATACTTGTTTGACTTGCTCTGATCGCACAAGTAACATCACAATTTACGGATCCTTTAGAACGTGAGAATGTGGACTTCAAATGTGAAATTCAAATGTGAAATGTCAACTCAGATTTCAGAGCAAAGGCAAGGCCGACAAATGACTCGAAATAGAGACATTAGAATGCTGGGTAAAGAAAGTCAAGGTGCGCATGACTTTGTTTGACACACATTGCAATCCAGGACGGTGCTGTCAGGCATTCAAGACAAGTCATTTAgttctttctctctcttttttttttccctcctccTTGGTTGAATGAAGTTGTGCCTATTTATTCCAGCTATCGGGGATAGATACAACTAACTCATCAAGCCCTTTATTTGGGTTCGTTGTTCATTGTGTCTACTCAGCTGCTTCTCAAAACAAACTTCATTCTGTTTACTTGCTATAATGTGATGCATGACCAATAGGTAACCGATTTTCTCACATTTTGAGATAGACAATTCAGTTCGTTAGATCTTGTAAATTTTCGACCGAAGCTTGATCGACCGAAGCTTGATTGATCTTTAAGCTCACAACAAATGTCACCCACCATTACAGTACTACAGTTTTAAGAAACTTGCCCTGAAATCTCTCTACAAATGTTATTAAATATTCGTAAGAGTTGTGTTATCGTTAAATTTGCCCATTAAATCAGAAAATGAGTCTTTGCTTTACGCATAGTTAATGaaggactggttttgaagctcggcaaacatcagagGAGCAAAcgaagatgccaagatttaggttggaaagtccacaaCCTTGctcaatcttttgttttgcgctcatacgctatgcatgaattacgtaaccaacacgtttgtattggttagttcttcagtacggagtaaacaactaccGTATTgtttttgtgcacggtcaagcccaagaaagagaacaaaaacctaccacaaagaaatttgtcgggtttcataaccatttccCCGTATTAACTATGCTGTAGGTTTACCCTGAACGTTCTTTCAGTAAATCCTCGAAGACTGGGACATTCAAATAAAGAAGGTTTCCTCTTTTCAGGTCTCTCTTGCGAATTTCGTCGTCTCTGAAGCTATCAAAAAACCCAACAGGGCTGAATATTTATCACTGTGATAACAAATCTTacattttggtgttttatcgACCTGCTTTATCTATGGTTACTTCCACCGTGATTCCTTTTACACTCAAGTCGTTTTGACAAGGAATATTCTTTTCATTGTTCTCTTTAAATTTTCACGTATTTCTCCATATCTCGAGAAGCAAACGATAGGGTTCAACGATGAATTTAGTAGCACAATGAACACTGAGATGTTGTGAGCTAATAAAGGAAACACGCCGGGCGTGTTGATTAACGATAAAACCGAtgaacaaagaaaaggaagataACAggccatgaaaacaacatacaGAAAGATGGCGTTGTGACACAGTTTATTCCTTCGAAGTACCTCCCTTCCAGTTCCTCTCGATAACCGTTGTTGGCTTTGTATTTGATTTCTATGATATCGTGAAACACTGTAAATGCGAATGTATGCCACAGTTGTGCTCAACAAGCCACCGATCTCAACAATCACATTCGCCAGTCTATTTCGAATGGAGGTTGTGATAAAAATGCCGGCGACTCCACCACTTATTAACCAAAGAATTACCAATGAGAGCTCAACACGTCTTGGGGTGACAAGTTCTTGATATCGCAAATGAAGTGAAATGGCAATAAGTCTGTCAACAGCCATGGCAGTAACAGTGAGAAAAGATACAACACCGAGTAGATTAAGGACAAAATAACATACTGTTAGAATAGTTGGACAGAGGAAGTCAATAGAGGCTCCTTCTACTGCTTTTCTGGATATTATCGCAATAATGATTCCAAACATAAGCTGTGCCAAGGACCCCACTGCCAAATCTGACATAGCTAAGTTTAGCAACAGTTTCTTTATATTAGGTAACATGGAAGAGGCTCTCCAAATGGCAGTTATGACAAGCAGATTTCCAATAGTTGCCACTAatgcaaaaaagaaatttgataCGATCATAATCACCATAAAGGTTCCATGAAGGTGAACAAGTTGTGATAGTTCCTGTAACATTAGACTACATAACTGGGTGGCCATTTCCCAGTAGTTTATTGCCTTAAGTCGGCTGTAGCGGTGAGCAGATGATTTGTTCTACTATTCGTGTCATGAAATTTTGCTGTATTCTCGCACTATCATTTATTAAAACTGTTTCTGCTTAATTAGTTTGCTTTGCAAGTTGCAGGTGGATAAACTCAAAAACACGACGTAGCTAAACGTCATTGTATCAATGTCATTCGTTAGTCACGTGCGAACCGCCGGTTAATTGATAAGGATTATAAATACTATTGTATTGATTATTCGTTCTCTTTTATCCTCAAAATATATTCGCTATTAGTGATAGAGACTAGGGCTACTTTCCACCTTTTAATAAAAACCACAAAGATCCGAAGTAATTCATTCGCTCGGAAACGTTCTTGGAAATTTCTAGTTTATGTACTTGAAATAACTTATTATCTGTTAATATTACATGGCCTTCCTCGTGTCATtctaaaaatttgaaacaaactaaaaaattatatatttccATTGTTGAAATGCAGATGACAGCGGAAAGATGATAGCGCGGCGGATATCCTGAAACCCACGTCATGCCATCCTACTAAGCACTCAGGCGGAAATATTGACACggttttacatttttaaaaaaagtcaaaatatGATTGCGTGCTCATGGCAGTCAAGATTATCCTTCTACGGACTCAAAGTCGTCGTAAGGGACGAACGTTTGACTCAAAACTGATTTTTCAGATATTCCCTGCAGTATGGCTGCCAATACGTCAGATAATTGCCTTTTCTAATTAATTAAAAGCATTCAATCCcttcattactattattattatgcagggtttttttttgggCGGTATTTTTGTTAACGGGTCAATTTGAAATATCAGTCATTTTTTCTATAAAAGAACTAAATCggatgaaaacaaataaaaaatcttCCCTCAATCGACTAGTGGCTGCCTAATTTTGCCAAGCACTTCGGAGTTCGGTATCCAAATATTGGCTAACAACCATTATCTTTGTTTGCGAAAATATTTCACAGCGTTTAAGCTAACGTCGAGTTGAACTTGGTGCATAGTTAGTTTTTAGGGGTGACTGCCTCGAGTTTTGTTCTCTCGTCAACAACCAACGCTTTAAAAGTCCAAGTGAGGAATCAATTCCTAGCACTAAAGGCTATCAACAACTATATTTATTCTTCTAAGATAAAATCGTCACCTTTCCTGCTGCTAAATTGGTTACATTGAGGGATAGATGCGGTTTTCCGAGATATTAGAGACTTGAGATCTACGACGTTGACGAAACCTCACTTTACCCGCGATTAGtgcatctcgttcacgtcgtcaTTGGTCGAAATATCCTAGAAATttttcgtcaaaacctcaaattttgggATTTCGCGTCGTTGTGCAGGCGAGTACCGCACGAATTTGTGCTAAAGTGCGttccgcacgtgcagcacgattattttaaccaatgatgttgttttgtagcgttctcgttgacgaccgcgtcttAGATCTGAAAGTCCCTACTTCAGGCATAATGACGTACCGAATGACacctgcaaatacgcgtccttTTCCGGCCACATTCTACGCTTACCTGCGTCCGAGCACGTAGCTCATGGCTGGGTCTTGTAGCGACCTGAAAAAACTTAGGTCGAAAATATGAAACCCTGAAAATGTTCAAGGTGTATTGATTTAATTGTGTCCAAAAAGCCCTGTATTGAAATGCGCACTACAGAGTTAGTTTGGAGGTCCGCATAGCTTGCGGAatacattatttattctgttgtTCATGATCACACGTATCTCACGGTATCACCAGCAATAAATTACAGGGTTAAGAACTGAATTAAGGAGAACCAAGAAAAATGACACGTGTTCAGCCATTAAAATCGTTGTCCCACCCCAGCTTGTGAGCCAGAACATTTCACAGCACAAATTTGGCAAATAACACGCCACCAATACAATATAAACAAACATTGCACTGAAAGCGGATTTTTTTTCTCGAAGTAGTTTTTCAGCTTGGATGTTAGGCAAGGCAAGTTGGCTCTGAATCTGATTTTGATGATATTTGACAACTTTGTAAATACGACCATATGCAACTGATGTGAATATAAGACCAACGATTTCGATAATGGCTGGGGCAATGTTATTGTGTCGAGGAAGCGTTACAAATATCGTTGCAGCAACAATACTGGCCATCCATATTGACACTAAGACAACAACGACACGTTTAAAAGTGACGAGTTCTTGATACCGTAGGTGCAGGGAAACAGCCAGAAGTCGGTCCACCGAAATGATAGTCACTGTCAAAAAAGATGCACTGGCGAGGAAAACAAAGGAGAAATAACCAATGTTTAACACCGTTGGGCAAAATATATCGAAGCGATTATTTCCTTTCTCTGACGTCGTTGTCATCACCATAAAAATGATTCCTAGCATAGGTTTTGGTAACAGGCCAGTCGCCAGATCAGCGCTAGCGAGACTCGAAAACAATATCTT from Montipora capricornis isolate CH-2021 chromosome 2, ASM3666992v2, whole genome shotgun sequence includes the following:
- the LOC138039277 gene encoding adrenocorticotropic hormone receptor-like; this translates as MATQLCSLMLQELSQLVHLHGTFMVIMIVSNFFFALVATIGNLLVITAIWRASSMLPNIKKLLLNLAMSDLAVGSLAQLMFGIIIAIISRKAVEGASIDFLCPTILTVCYFVLNLLGVVSFLTVTAMAVDRLIAISLHLRYQELVTPRRVELSLVILWLISGGVAGIFITTSIRNRLANVIVEIGGLLSTTVAYIRIYSVSRYHRNQIQSQQRLSRGTGREVLRRNKLCHNAIFLYVVFMACYLPFLCSSVLSLINTPGVFPLLAHNISVFIVLLNSSLNPIVCFSRYGEIRENLKRTMKRIFLVKTT